From Candidatus Pedobacter colombiensis, one genomic window encodes:
- the queG gene encoding tRNA epoxyqueuosine(34) reductase QueG, with product MINNASKYSQMIKAEALRLGFMQCGIAKADFLEEEAPKLERWLQNNHHGQMAYMENHFDKRLDPRLLVDDSKSVISLTLNYFPGTEQADPDAPKISKYAYGMDYHQVIKDKLFQLLNFIGEEIGEVAGRAFVDSAPVLDRAWAKRAGIGWIGKNSNLINKKSGSFFFLAELIVDLELTYDQPFETDHCGTCTKCIDACPTDAILSPYVIDAKKCISYLTIELREEIDQGFKDKMDNWMFGCDVCQDVCPWNRFSAPHTEPLFKPNEQLLTMKREDWLDITEDVFKTIFKNSAVKRTKFKGLTRNIDFIKKTL from the coding sequence ATGATAAACAATGCCTCCAAATACAGTCAAATGATTAAAGCAGAAGCCTTAAGGCTTGGTTTTATGCAATGCGGTATTGCAAAAGCTGATTTTTTGGAGGAAGAAGCACCCAAATTAGAACGTTGGCTGCAAAATAACCACCATGGTCAAATGGCCTATATGGAGAATCATTTTGACAAGCGCCTGGATCCAAGATTGCTTGTTGATGACTCCAAATCGGTGATCTCACTTACGTTAAACTATTTTCCTGGGACCGAGCAAGCCGATCCTGATGCACCCAAGATCTCTAAATATGCTTATGGAATGGATTACCATCAGGTGATCAAAGATAAGCTATTTCAGTTGTTGAACTTTATTGGGGAAGAGATTGGAGAGGTTGCGGGTCGTGCATTTGTGGATTCAGCTCCGGTATTAGACCGTGCATGGGCAAAACGTGCGGGCATTGGATGGATTGGCAAAAACAGCAATCTCATCAATAAAAAGAGCGGATCGTTCTTTTTCTTAGCTGAGCTTATTGTAGATCTGGAACTGACATATGACCAACCATTTGAAACTGACCATTGCGGTACCTGCACAAAATGTATAGATGCTTGCCCTACTGATGCTATTTTATCACCTTATGTGATAGACGCTAAGAAATGTATCTCTTATTTAACTATCGAGCTGAGAGAAGAAATAGATCAGGGTTTTAAAGACAAAATGGACAACTGGATGTTTGGTTGCGACGTTTGTCAGGATGTATGCCCCTGGAACAGGTTTTCTGCTCCCCATACCGAACCCTTGTTTAAGCCTAACGAGCAATTGCTAACAATGAAGCGTGAGGATTGGCTAGACATTACGGAAGATGTTTTTAAGAC
- a CDS encoding bifunctional GNAT family N-acetyltransferase/carbon-nitrogen hydrolase family protein has translation MNIETRKLTLSDYNDLRESMQQAYETLGQIWSKSSIERLLKLFPEGQLCIAVDDKVVACSLSLIVDYDEYGDRHTYKNITGDYSFSTHDPEGDVLYGIEIFVHPDYRGLRLGRRLYEARKELCESLNLKSIIAGGRIPGYHEYADKLTPRQYIDKVKSKEIYDPTLTFQLSNDFHVRKVLKNYLPGDHESKEFATLLEWNNIYYQGIDASARSAKTIRIGLVQWQMRLFPDIEAFYEQVEFFVDAVSGYGSDFIMFPEFFNTPLLHPYNHLPEMEAMRKLAEHTAEIVDRIQQYALSYNVNIVSGSMPVVENNKLYNVTYLCHRSGKTDEYRKIHITPNELKYYGMVGGDKIKVFDTDCGKVGILICYDVEFPELSRIYADQGMQILFVPFLTDTQNGYTRVRRCAQARAIENECYVAVAGCVGNLPKVNNMDIQFAQSAVFTPSDFAFPTDAVKAETTPNTEMMLVVDVDLHLLDEIHHFGTVRILKDRRTDLYEVKLLK, from the coding sequence ATGAACATAGAAACAAGAAAACTTACCCTCTCTGATTACAATGATTTAAGGGAATCTATGCAGCAGGCATACGAAACCCTTGGACAAATCTGGAGTAAAAGCAGCATTGAACGATTGCTCAAATTATTTCCTGAAGGCCAGCTATGTATCGCAGTGGATGATAAGGTCGTTGCTTGTTCTTTGTCTTTGATTGTAGATTACGACGAATATGGGGACAGGCACACTTATAAAAATATAACCGGCGATTATTCTTTCTCAACTCATGATCCGGAAGGTGATGTACTCTATGGAATTGAAATCTTTGTCCACCCCGACTATCGCGGGCTTAGATTGGGCAGAAGGTTATATGAAGCACGTAAGGAACTATGTGAAAGTCTGAACTTGAAGAGCATTATTGCCGGTGGCCGTATTCCAGGCTATCATGAATACGCGGATAAACTTACCCCAAGACAATATATTGACAAGGTAAAGTCAAAAGAAATTTATGACCCTACCCTTACCTTTCAACTTTCCAACGACTTCCATGTGCGGAAGGTTTTGAAAAACTACCTTCCTGGTGATCATGAATCCAAGGAGTTTGCAACTCTCCTGGAATGGAATAACATTTACTATCAGGGTATAGATGCCTCCGCGCGTTCGGCTAAAACCATTAGAATTGGTTTAGTACAATGGCAAATGCGCTTATTTCCTGATATAGAAGCTTTTTACGAGCAAGTGGAGTTTTTTGTGGATGCGGTTAGTGGCTATGGATCAGACTTTATTATGTTTCCTGAATTTTTTAATACTCCCCTGCTGCATCCCTACAATCACTTACCAGAAATGGAAGCCATGCGGAAACTGGCTGAGCATACCGCCGAGATTGTCGATCGGATACAACAATATGCTTTATCTTATAATGTAAATATTGTATCCGGCAGTATGCCGGTTGTTGAGAATAACAAACTATACAATGTCACTTACTTATGTCATAGAAGTGGTAAAACGGACGAATATAGAAAGATTCACATCACTCCAAATGAATTAAAATACTACGGAATGGTAGGTGGTGATAAAATCAAGGTATTTGATACAGATTGTGGTAAAGTAGGCATATTAATCTGCTATGATGTGGAATTCCCTGAGCTGAGCAGGATCTATGCCGATCAAGGAATGCAGATTCTGTTTGTACCGTTTTTAACTGACACTCAAAATGGATACACCAGAGTACGAAGATGCGCACAGGCCAGAGCCATAGAGAACGAATGTTATGTAGCCGTTGCCGGTTGTGTAGGTAACTTACCTAAGGTTAACAATATGGACATACAATTTGCTCAGTCGGCAGTGTTTACACCCTCAGATTTTGCTTTCCCTACCGATGCGGTAAAAGCTGAAACCACGCCTAATACAGAAATGATGCTCGTGGTTGACGTGGACTTACATTTGCTGGATGAAATACACCATTTTGGCACTGTAAGGATTCTAAAGGACCGACGGACAGATTTGTATGAGGTAAAGCTATTAAAGTAA
- the ruvB gene encoding Holliday junction branch migration DNA helicase RuvB: protein MNENLDPSSESLSPVERDIEKVLRPQAFDDFTGQEKVMENLKIFVQAAKLRGEPLDHVLLHGPPGLGKTTLSYIIANEMSVGIKVTSGPVLDKPGDLAGLLTGLEEGDILFIDEIHRLSPLVEEYLYSAMEDFKIDIMLESGPNARSVQISLNPFTLVGATTRSGLLTAPLRARFGINSRLAYYDAKLLTTIILRSSEILKTPITDEGAYEIARRSRGTPRIANALLRRTRDFAQIKGSGEIDTNIARYALKALNVDEHGLDEMDNKILTTIIDKFKGGPVGLKTIATAVGEDEGTIEEVYEPFLIQEGFLMRTSRGREVTEAAYKHLQRNYPGQTGRLF from the coding sequence ATGAACGAAAATCTTGATCCATCATCTGAAAGCTTGTCACCGGTAGAACGTGATATTGAAAAAGTATTGCGGCCGCAGGCTTTTGATGATTTTACCGGACAGGAAAAGGTAATGGAAAACCTTAAAATCTTTGTACAAGCTGCAAAGTTACGTGGTGAACCATTGGATCATGTTTTACTACATGGGCCTCCGGGACTGGGTAAAACTACTCTCTCTTACATCATTGCCAATGAAATGAGTGTAGGCATAAAAGTTACTTCTGGGCCAGTATTAGATAAGCCAGGTGATCTGGCGGGCCTATTAACCGGACTTGAGGAAGGAGACATCCTCTTTATTGATGAGATACACCGCTTAAGCCCATTGGTTGAGGAATATCTATATTCTGCCATGGAAGACTTTAAAATAGATATTATGCTGGAGAGTGGGCCCAATGCCCGCTCTGTGCAGATTAGCTTAAACCCATTCACTCTTGTTGGTGCGACTACCCGTTCGGGTTTGTTAACAGCACCTTTAAGAGCGAGGTTCGGGATCAATTCCAGATTAGCATATTATGACGCAAAGTTACTCACCACCATTATCTTACGATCTTCAGAAATTTTAAAAACACCGATTACAGATGAAGGTGCTTATGAAATTGCACGTCGAAGTCGAGGTACTCCACGTATAGCGAATGCCTTATTAAGACGTACACGTGATTTTGCTCAGATCAAAGGTAGCGGCGAGATAGATACAAACATCGCCCGCTATGCCCTAAAAGCCTTAAATGTGGATGAGCATGGTTTAGACGAAATGGACAACAAAATACTAACGACCATCATTGATAAGTTTAAAGGTGGTCCCGTAGGTTTAAAAACCATTGCAACTGCAGTCGGCGAAGATGAAGGTACGATTGAAGAGGTATATGAGCCATTCCTGATCCAGGAAGGTTTCCTAATGCGTACATCCAGAGGCCGTGAAGTTACAGAAGCCGCTTACAAACACCTGCAAAGAAATTATCCAGGACAAACGGGAAGATTGTTTTAG